In Rhododendron vialii isolate Sample 1 chromosome 9a, ASM3025357v1, the following are encoded in one genomic region:
- the LOC131299654 gene encoding uncharacterized protein LOC131299654 yields the protein MDFCQEEYEKFYESWERFKDNLLKCLHHGFETWRLVQIFYDGLTQSNPNMIESMNGGSFLNLRDDTAYQFLENLSESSQQWDFSNPRYKQSNSSRKGGKYEVTEDFDVRAKLDSLTRKVEALTLSRTMESANQVQREVCSLCASSMHTTQTCPSMVGHSEYCAEQVNALNNYGKSFTNPFSETNNPNWRNQSNLPWRQNNSSSNVGGQPLQWQNQFPSSLRPSNQSYQTQNYFYHPQAPQSNFQPAAPQQQKSSLEDSLQEFMKMTRQAIVELKNQMGQLASQMVEIEKEKFPNQLIQNPKGQFDISNHSNSTYEHEQVQSIVTLRSGNQVDNQVSMPIENSLGEFEKEERQSPTEVQKSSLPQPPKEPERRSFIPKAPYPERLVAPKKGVDHGDILETFKQVRIKIPLLDAIRQVPSYAKFLKDLVSIKRKTSTPKEVLLTEHVSSIIQHKIPIKYKDPGCPTISCTIGNHHLERALLDLGASVNLLPYSVYQQLGLGELKPTTVRLQLADGSLKIPKGVIEDVLIKVDKFYFPADLIVLDTQPVHHSRGQIRVILGCPFLATSNAQINCRNGVMKMSFGNVTFELTIFDTGEKPLEEGVRKCCLYDK from the coding sequence ATGGATTTTTGTCAAGAAGAGTATGAGAAGTTTTATGAAAGCTGGGAAAGGTTTAAAGATAATCTCCTTAAGTGTCTCCACCATGGTTTTGAGACGTGGAGGCTCGTTCAAATTTTTTACGACGGTTTAACTCAATCTAACCCCAATATGATTGAATCCATGAACGGTGGTAGTTTCTTAAATCTTAGAGATGATACGGCTTATCaatttcttgaaaacttatCTGAGAGTTCTCAGCAATGGGACTTTTCTAATCCTAGATATAAGCAATCTAACTCATCTAGAAAAGGAGGCAAATACGAAGTTACGGAAGATTTTGATGTAAGAGCTAAACTAGATAGTCTTACCCGCAAAGTTGAGGCGTTAACTTTAAGTAGGACTATGGAGTCCGCCAATCAAGTTCAAAGAGAAGTGTGTTCCCTTTGTGCTAGTTCCATGCACACAACACAAACATGTCCTTCCATGGTTGGTCATTCTGAATATTGTGCTGAGCAGGTAAATGCACTCAACAACTATGGAAAATCGTTTACAAACCCTTTCTCCGAGACAAACAATCCCAATTGGAGAAATCAATCTAATTTGCCATGGCGGCAAAATAATTCCTCTTCAAATGTAGGTGGGCAACCTTTGcaatggcaaaatcaattcccgtCAAGCCTTCGTCCTTCTAATCAATCATATCAgacccaaaattatttttatcaccCTCAAGCTCCCCAATCTAATTTTCAACCGGCTGCCCCTCAGCAACAAAAATCATCTTTAGAAGACTCTCTCCAGGAATTCATGAAAATGACTAGACAAGCCATTGTCGAGCTTAAAAATCAAATGGGTCAGTTGGCTAGTCAAATGgtagagatagagaaagaaaaattccCTAATCAGCTGATACAAAACCCAAAAGGGCAATTTGATATTAGTAACCACTCTAACTCTACCTATGAGCATGAGCAGGTTCAATCCATTGTTACCCTTAGATCAGGAAATCAGGTTGACAATCAGGTAAGTATGCCAATAGAGAATAGTTTAGGGGAGtttgagaaagaagaaaggCAGAGTCCCACTGAAGTCCAGAAATCTAGTTTGCCTCAACCTCCCAAAGAACCCGAACGTAGGAGTTTCATCCCTAAAGCTCCATATCCTGAACGACTAGTAGCCCCTAAGAAAGGTGTAGACCATGGAGATATTCTAGAGACATTTAAGCAAGTAAGAATCAAGATTCCACTGCTAGATGCCATTCGACAAGTGCCTTCTTATGCTAAATTTTTAAAAGACCTAGTCTCTATAAAAAGGAAGACTAGCACCCCAAAAGAAGTATTGTTGACCGAACACGTTAGCTCTATTATTCAGCACAAAATCCCTATCAAGTATAAAGATCCTGGTTGTCCTACAATTTCGTGCACAATAGGTAATCATCACCTCGAGCGAGCTTTGTTAGATTTGGGAGCTAGTGTCAACCTATTGCCATATTCTGTGTACCAGCAATTAGGATTGGGGGAACTGAAACCCACTACTGTAAGATTGCAATTGGCTGATGGGTCTCTTAAAATACCTAAAGGAGTCATTGAGGATGTGCTAATTAAGGTTGATAAGTTCTATTTTCCAGCGGACCTTATTGTTTTAGATACTCAGCCTGTTCATCACTCACGTGGACAAATTCGTGTAATCTTAGGATGTCCTTTCTTAGCTACCTCGAATGCTCAAATTAATTGTAGGAACGGGGTGATGAAAATGTCATTTGGGAATGTTACTTTTGAACTTACTATCTTTGACACTGGCGAAAAACCCTTAGAGGAAGGTGTACGTAAGTGCTGTTTGTATGATAAATAG